Proteins from one Chloroflexota bacterium genomic window:
- a CDS encoding ATPase: MDILHLIDQLEAAINNGWHIPLTSDVIVNEEELLRIVDEMRSRIPQEVQQAKRLLQEKDRVLAQAREERDRIVALAGEEAARLTEESEITKAATVRAQTILERAKRDADNIRKGADDYVVEVLGNLQRELEQLLRTVNNGIVAIQQGVTRSNDETENPSDAQRG; this comes from the coding sequence ATGGACATCTTGCATCTGATTGACCAACTGGAAGCCGCCATCAACAACGGGTGGCACATCCCCCTCACCTCCGACGTCATCGTGAACGAGGAAGAACTCCTGCGTATCGTGGACGAAATGCGCTCGCGTATCCCGCAGGAAGTGCAACAAGCCAAGCGGCTCCTCCAGGAGAAGGATCGCGTGCTCGCACAGGCGCGCGAGGAACGAGACCGCATCGTGGCGCTGGCCGGCGAAGAGGCGGCCCGCCTCACCGAAGAGAGCGAGATTACCAAGGCAGCCACGGTCCGCGCCCAGACGATTCTGGAGCGCGCCAAGCGAGACGCCGACAACATCCGCAAAGGTGCCGACGACTACGTCGTGGAAGTCCTCGGCAACCTGCAACGCGAACTGGAGCAACTCCTGCGCACGGTAAACAATGGCATCGTCGCCATCCAGCAAGGCGTTACCCGCAGCAACGACGAAACAGAGAACCCCTCGGACGCGCAGCGGGGCTAA
- a CDS encoding DeoR/GlpR transcriptional regulator: MTKEDRQAAIRKVLEEEPFVTVAELAARFNTSESTIRRDLAEMAQQGVIKRTHGGALSQITAPEESVPEEERKPEIGADLARIQGEELSRMAIAASRLVNEGETIIIDSGPGTLQLARRIKASRRNLTVLTNNLEVALELSESFGVSAILTGGLVRGLRSGLVGYVAEQTLRGMQVDKLFLTAPGIDQERGLTTSQLEEITVKQAMIQAAREVILLAQHSLFGRVALVSFAPLTVVHKVVTGRELPPDMISTIARLGIETILA, encoded by the coding sequence ATGACAAAAGAAGACAGGCAAGCCGCCATCCGCAAGGTGCTGGAGGAAGAACCGTTCGTTACCGTCGCGGAACTCGCAGCTCGGTTCAACACCTCCGAAAGCACCATCCGCCGCGACCTGGCCGAGATGGCGCAGCAAGGCGTCATCAAGCGCACGCACGGAGGAGCCCTGTCCCAGATCACCGCACCCGAGGAGTCCGTCCCAGAGGAAGAACGCAAACCGGAAATCGGCGCCGACCTGGCCAGAATCCAGGGGGAGGAACTGTCCCGAATGGCCATCGCCGCCAGCAGGCTGGTCAACGAAGGGGAAACCATCATCATTGATTCCGGCCCGGGCACGCTGCAACTCGCACGCCGAATCAAGGCCAGCCGCCGAAACCTGACGGTGCTCACCAACAACCTGGAAGTCGCGCTGGAACTCAGCGAGTCCTTCGGCGTCAGCGCCATCCTCACCGGCGGCCTGGTGCGGGGACTGCGAAGCGGGCTCGTGGGCTACGTAGCAGAACAAACTTTGAGGGGAATGCAGGTGGACAAACTGTTCTTGACCGCCCCCGGCATTGACCAGGAGCGCGGCCTCACCACATCCCAACTGGAGGAGATCACCGTGAAGCAGGCCATGATCCAGGCCGCCCGCGAGGTCATCCTCCTCGCCCAGCACAGCCTATTCGGCAGGGTGGCGCTCGTGTCCTTCGCCCCCCTCACCGTCGTGCACAAGGTCGTAACCGGCCGCGAGTTGCCCCCCGACATGATCTCGACCATCGCGCGCCTGGGGATAGAAACCATCCTGGCCTGA